Within Gilvibacter sp. SZ-19, the genomic segment CTGCTTTGTTTTCCAAAACTTCTTTTGCCGTATTAGTGTTGGTTGTTTCTGTTTGAGTAACGGCGAGGGTAAACCCGCTAATAGCTCGAGCTTCTGGTTTGTATAACTGAGCCACAACCACCACTTCTGGTAAATGCTCTGGGCTGTATTGCAATGCAAAACTGTAAATATCTTGATGCTCATGGACCTGAATTTCTTCCGTGAGGTAGAGGTAAGAGCTAAAGCGTAAAGTGTGTCCTACCTGAACCTTTAAGCGGTAAGTTCCCTTATTGTCTGTTTGAATCTGATCGTTGGTTTCTAGAATGCTTATTCTTACTCCGGGTAAAGGATTTCCCGCGGTATCGGTAACCACGCCTTTAATATCTTTATACGCCTGCTGTTTTTGGCTCCCAATATTCAGTGAGACATAAGACGCATCTCTAGAGAACTGTTTTGGTGACTCTTGTCCGTAAGCTGAACTAGCTGCTAGCATGGCCAGAGGCAATATAAAAGATGCAGCCAGAGGAGGTAAGATAGCATTTCTTCTTACCGAGAGATCAATGGGTCGATCGAGCTGATCTGATCTAAAGCGTCCGCAGATATTGTCGTGCTTTTTAAAATAAGAGGCAATGAATTTATCTGACTTGGCAGTAAAGTCGACAACGGTCTTGGCACAACTATCGCAGTGCCTCCCGAGTCCTTGTGGAGTCATTTTGTTCCAATCTTCGTGACAGGGTTCCGGGATCTGAAGGGTAATCTTCTTGGCCATAAGGTTGATTTAAGTGTTACTCAAATCACCTCAAAATCCATCAGAATAAAAATGCAGAACTAGGGAACGGCCCTTTTCAATGAGGGAAATGGATTATTGCAATTCTGCAATAGCCACTTTAAATAATTTTTC encodes:
- a CDS encoding carboxypeptidase-like regulatory domain-containing protein; protein product: MAKKITLQIPEPCHEDWNKMTPQGLGRHCDSCAKTVVDFTAKSDKFIASYFKKHDNICGRFRSDQLDRPIDLSVRRNAILPPLAASFILPLAMLAASSAYGQESPKQFSRDASYVSLNIGSQKQQAYKDIKGVVTDTAGNPLPGVRISILETNDQIQTDNKGTYRLKVQVGHTLRFSSYLYLTEEIQVHEHQDIYSFALQYSPEHLPEVVVVAQLYKPEARAISGFTLAVTQTETTNTNTAKEVLENKAAVCGLNETTNEVDLVAPIAKDSLLVTPAAKIIKVESILMDSEGTVIPFQKIAIAGTQAAVYTDADGYFRTDLRPEDELVFEVENFKPRTLKAAEVHDEVVLENKWRKSVMGLVAHYVTIEYDGVIPWYRIGYSRSENFNGNPQLQEDRARYANTIEFQRLEREKKKAARRARKKRK